In one window of Streptomyces griseus subsp. griseus DNA:
- a CDS encoding NUDIX hydrolase → MATPDFIRTIRATAGHQLLLLPGVTAIVFDDEGRVLLGRRADTGGWSVIGGISEPGEEPALTAEREVLEETGVHCVAERLVLTQALQPVQYANGDRCQYLDITFRCRATGGEARVNDDESLEVGWFPLDGLPQLPEFALFRIKQALTEGPAWFQPTSAGA, encoded by the coding sequence ATGGCGACTCCCGACTTCATCCGCACCATCCGCGCCACCGCCGGACACCAGCTCCTCCTGCTGCCCGGGGTGACCGCCATCGTCTTCGACGACGAGGGCCGGGTGCTGCTGGGGCGGCGCGCGGACACCGGTGGGTGGTCGGTGATCGGCGGCATCTCGGAGCCGGGGGAGGAGCCCGCGCTGACGGCGGAGCGCGAGGTGCTGGAGGAGACCGGGGTGCACTGCGTGGCCGAGCGGCTGGTCCTCACCCAGGCGCTCCAGCCCGTGCAGTACGCCAACGGCGACCGCTGCCAGTACCTCGACATCACCTTCCGCTGCCGGGCGACCGGCGGCGAGGCCCGGGTCAACGACGACGAGTCGCTTGAGGTGGGCTGGTTCCCGCTTGACGGGCTGCCGCAGCTCCCCGAGTTCGCCCTCTTCCGGATCAAGCAGGCGCTCACGGAGGGCCCGGCCTGGTTCCAGCCGACGTCGGCCGGGGCCTGA
- the lnt gene encoding apolipoprotein N-acyltransferase produces the protein MTPVDDPPPAPTPPAAGLLQRLLRPAAAALSGVLLYASFPPRPLWWLVLPGFALLGWVLYGRRLRAAFGLGLLSGLGFMLPLLHWTGEDVGPVPWLALATAEALFIAVGCLGIAAVTRLAYWPFWAAAVWTLDEAVRARIPFGGFPWGKIAFGQAESAFLPLAALGGTPLLSFAVVLCGFGLYEAVRRFRAYRSTGKVPRAAAASAAACVLVPVVAALAALPLVDDSAEDGTATVAAIQGNVPRLGLDFNAQRRAVLDNHAKRTTQLADEVRAGKAKQPDFVLWPENSSDLDPYLNADARQVIDDAVKAIGVPTVVGSVVEKGSDSLRNTLIEWDPDKGPVDTYDKRHIQPFGEYMPMRKVARFFSEDVDRVQREFVPGTKVGVFDLAGTKVGLVTCYEAAFDDAVRDTVTHGGQMIAVPSNNATFGRSEMTYQQLAMSQVRAVEHGRAVVVPVTSGVSAVIRPDGTIVEKSGMFTPDALVDEVPLRSSLTPATRMGPLPEGIIALLALAGLGWAGVSAVRARRERGTA, from the coding sequence ATGACCCCCGTCGACGACCCGCCGCCCGCGCCGACGCCCCCCGCCGCCGGACTCCTCCAGCGGCTCCTGCGTCCGGCCGCCGCCGCTCTCTCCGGGGTGCTGCTCTACGCGAGCTTCCCGCCCCGGCCGCTCTGGTGGCTCGTCCTGCCCGGGTTCGCCCTGCTCGGCTGGGTGCTGTACGGGCGCCGGCTGCGCGCCGCCTTCGGTCTCGGGCTGCTGTCCGGGCTCGGGTTCATGCTCCCGCTGCTGCACTGGACCGGCGAGGACGTCGGGCCGGTGCCGTGGCTCGCCCTCGCCACCGCCGAGGCGCTCTTCATCGCGGTGGGCTGCCTGGGGATCGCCGCCGTGACCCGGCTCGCGTACTGGCCGTTCTGGGCCGCCGCCGTCTGGACCCTGGACGAGGCGGTCCGCGCCCGGATCCCGTTCGGCGGCTTCCCCTGGGGCAAGATCGCCTTCGGCCAGGCGGAGAGCGCGTTCCTGCCGCTCGCCGCGCTCGGCGGCACCCCGTTGCTCTCCTTCGCCGTCGTGCTCTGCGGCTTCGGGCTCTACGAGGCCGTGCGCCGCTTCCGTGCGTACCGCTCCACCGGGAAGGTGCCCCGCGCCGCCGCCGCCTCAGCCGCCGCCTGCGTCCTCGTACCCGTCGTGGCCGCGCTCGCCGCCCTGCCGCTGGTCGACGACTCCGCCGAGGACGGCACCGCCACCGTCGCCGCGATCCAGGGCAACGTGCCCCGCCTCGGCCTCGACTTCAACGCCCAGCGCCGCGCCGTCCTCGACAACCACGCCAAGCGGACCACCCAGCTCGCCGACGAGGTCAGGGCCGGAAAGGCGAAGCAGCCCGACTTCGTCCTCTGGCCGGAGAACTCCTCCGACCTCGACCCCTACCTCAACGCCGATGCCCGCCAGGTCATCGACGACGCGGTGAAGGCGATCGGTGTCCCCACCGTCGTCGGCTCCGTGGTCGAGAAGGGCTCCGACAGCCTGCGCAACACCCTGATCGAGTGGGACCCGGACAAGGGCCCCGTCGACACCTACGACAAGCGGCACATCCAGCCGTTCGGCGAGTACATGCCGATGCGCAAGGTCGCCCGCTTCTTCAGCGAGGACGTCGACCGGGTGCAGCGCGAGTTCGTCCCCGGCACGAAGGTCGGTGTCTTCGACCTCGCCGGTACGAAGGTGGGCCTGGTGACCTGCTACGAGGCCGCCTTCGACGACGCCGTACGCGACACCGTGACCCACGGCGGCCAGATGATCGCCGTGCCGAGCAACAACGCGACCTTCGGCCGCAGCGAGATGACCTACCAGCAGCTCGCCATGTCCCAGGTCCGGGCCGTCGAACACGGGCGGGCCGTCGTCGTCCCCGTCACCAGCGGGGTCAGCGCGGTGATCCGGCCGGACGGCACCATCGTCGAGAAGAGCGGGATGTTCACCCCCGACGCGCTCGTCGACGAGGTCCCGCTGCGCTCCTCGCTCACCCCGGCCACCCGGATGGGCCCGCTGCCGGAGGGCATCATCGCCCTGCTGGCCCTGGCGGGCCTGGGCTGGGCGGGCGTGTCGGCGGTACGTGCCCGGCGGGAGCGGGGCACCGCGTAG
- the proP gene encoding glycine betaine/L-proline transporter ProP, with protein MVRTVIRRRKRSLREQDVTVTDPPKVRRAVTAAALGNTMEWFDFGVYAYLAGTLGKVFFPSSSPGAQVVSTFATFAAAFLVRPLGGLVFGPLGDRVGRQKVLALTMIMMAASTFAVGFLPTYAAVGFAAPLLLLVCRLVQGFSTGGEYAGATTYIAEYAPDKRRGFLGSWLDFGTFVGYSLGSGLVTVLTAVLGTDGMIDWGWRIPFFVAGPMGLIGLYMRLKLEETPAFQREEEAQAQARTENDPVEEARQSGKGRLKEIFTRHWQAVLICMGLVLLYNVTNYMVTSYLPTYMSETLGEPETTSQLLVLGTMLLVVLTITTVGRTSDRWGRRPVFMAGSVALIVLASPAFLLIRQGGILLPALGCAMLGLLLVCFAGTAASTLPALFPTRLRYGALSIAFNISVSLFGGTTPLFASGLVEATGNEMVPAYYLMVAGVIGLVATFFLHETAGRPLRGSGPMVETPEQARQLVARSRTTAGRQARDVWLRVRHLWRGPDK; from the coding sequence CGAGCAGGACGTCACCGTCACCGACCCGCCGAAGGTGCGCCGGGCCGTCACGGCCGCCGCCCTCGGCAACACCATGGAGTGGTTCGACTTCGGCGTCTACGCCTACCTCGCCGGAACGCTCGGCAAGGTGTTCTTCCCCTCCAGTTCGCCGGGCGCCCAGGTCGTCTCCACCTTCGCGACCTTCGCCGCGGCCTTCCTGGTGCGCCCGCTCGGCGGACTGGTCTTCGGGCCGCTGGGCGACCGTGTGGGACGCCAGAAGGTGCTGGCGCTCACCATGATCATGATGGCGGCCAGCACGTTCGCCGTCGGCTTCCTCCCCACGTACGCCGCGGTCGGCTTCGCCGCCCCGCTCCTGCTGCTGGTCTGCCGCCTGGTCCAGGGCTTCTCGACCGGCGGGGAGTACGCGGGCGCCACGACGTACATCGCCGAGTACGCCCCCGACAAGCGGCGCGGCTTCCTCGGCAGCTGGCTGGATTTCGGCACGTTCGTCGGCTACTCGCTCGGCTCCGGCCTGGTCACCGTGCTCACCGCCGTCCTCGGCACCGACGGCATGATCGACTGGGGCTGGCGCATCCCGTTCTTCGTCGCGGGCCCGATGGGTCTCATCGGGCTCTACATGCGGCTCAAGCTGGAGGAGACCCCGGCGTTCCAGCGCGAGGAGGAGGCCCAGGCGCAGGCGCGCACGGAGAACGATCCGGTGGAGGAGGCGCGCCAGTCCGGGAAGGGGCGGCTCAAGGAGATCTTCACCCGCCACTGGCAGGCCGTCCTCATCTGCATGGGGCTGGTGCTGCTCTACAACGTCACCAACTACATGGTCACGTCCTATCTGCCGACCTATATGTCCGAGACCCTCGGCGAACCGGAGACCACGTCCCAGCTGCTCGTTCTCGGCACGATGCTGCTGGTGGTGCTGACGATCACGACGGTCGGCCGCACCTCGGACCGCTGGGGCCGCAGACCGGTGTTCATGGCGGGCAGCGTGGCCCTGATCGTGCTGGCCTCGCCCGCGTTCCTGCTGATCCGGCAGGGCGGCATCCTGCTGCCCGCCCTCGGCTGCGCGATGCTGGGGCTGCTCCTGGTCTGCTTCGCGGGTACGGCGGCCTCGACGCTGCCCGCCCTGTTCCCGACCCGGCTGCGGTACGGGGCGCTGTCGATCGCCTTCAACATCTCCGTCTCGCTCTTCGGCGGCACCACTCCCCTGTTCGCCTCCGGGCTGGTGGAGGCCACCGGCAACGAGATGGTGCCCGCGTACTACCTCATGGTGGCCGGGGTGATCGGCCTGGTGGCCACGTTCTTCCTCCACGAGACGGCCGGGCGCCCGCTGCGCGGCTCGGGTCCGATGGTGGAGACGCCCGAGCAGGCCCGGCAGCTGGTGGCCCGGAGCCGTACGACGGCGGGGAGGCAGGCGCGGGACGTCTGGCTGCGGGTGCGCCACCTGTGGCGGGGGCCGGACAAGTAG